The Blastomonas fulva genome contains a region encoding:
- a CDS encoding ANTAR domain-containing response regulator has protein sequence MRIAIIDTSTTRAAIISDGLREAGLTDLVIIDHAAGLATQIERAAPEVVLINLENPSRDMLEDFFAMSRALARPIAMFVDQSDAESTSAAVDAGVSAYVVDGLAKQRIKPVLDLAIRRFQAFSRLQAELTEARTALADRQAIDRAKAILMKRKGLDEPAAYALLRNHAMRSNRRIAEIAEAIVTSEALMGDML, from the coding sequence ATGCGGATCGCGATCATCGACACCAGCACCACGCGTGCAGCGATCATCTCTGACGGCCTGCGCGAGGCTGGCCTGACCGATCTTGTGATCATCGACCATGCAGCAGGCCTTGCCACACAGATCGAACGTGCCGCCCCCGAAGTGGTCCTAATCAACCTTGAGAACCCGAGCCGCGACATGCTCGAGGACTTTTTCGCGATGTCGCGCGCGCTGGCACGCCCGATCGCGATGTTCGTCGATCAGAGCGATGCCGAGTCGACCAGCGCGGCGGTGGATGCGGGCGTATCGGCCTATGTTGTCGATGGCCTGGCCAAGCAGCGCATCAAGCCGGTGCTGGACCTGGCCATCCGTCGTTTTCAGGCATTTTCACGGCTGCAGGCCGAGCTCACTGAAGCCCGGACCGCGCTGGCCGACCGGCAGGCGATCGATCGCGCCAAGGCGATCCTGATGAAGCGCAAAGGGCTGGATGAACCTGCTGCTTATGCCCTGCTGCGCAATCATGCGATGCGATCCAACCGCCGCATTGCCGAAATCGCCGAGGCGATCGTGACCAGCGAAGCCCTGATGGGAGACATGCTTTGA
- the nirD gene encoding nitrite reductase small subunit NirD — translation MMPQWIDVGSVEDVPLRGSRAVKVAGGEEIAVFRTGSGRIYALVNRCPHKHGPLSQGIVHGDSVTCPLHNWVISLATGEAQGTDKGCTPTIPVEVHSGRILIERAAALRLAA, via the coding sequence ATGATGCCGCAATGGATTGATGTGGGCAGCGTGGAAGACGTGCCTCTACGCGGATCGCGCGCCGTCAAGGTGGCGGGCGGCGAGGAAATTGCGGTGTTCCGCACTGGATCGGGGCGCATCTACGCGCTGGTCAACCGCTGTCCGCACAAGCACGGCCCGCTGAGCCAGGGCATCGTCCATGGCGACAGCGTGACGTGCCCGCTGCACAACTGGGTTATCAGCCTTGCGACTGGCGAGGCGCAGGGAACAGACAAAGGCTGTACGCCAACCATTCCGGTGGAGGTTCACAGCGGGCGCATCCTGATCGAGCGGGCCGCGGCGCTGCGGTTGGCGGCGTGA
- a CDS encoding S8 family serine peptidase produces the protein MLERQARDLLRLRDQQLARLLRQNRDRIERDATGSLARRGELLSVGISPDDLNSLKRAGFAVIGQETIEGLDLQITRLRVPAGVDLSKAQALAAQIAPGADISADNLHWQSESSVAGKGAVVLPGLLVVQAQIPVETPIGIIDGAPGPAIRVTGRKGFATGALLPSDHGSAVASLLHGEGASRLWVADVYGSDPAGGNALAIVQGLGWLANNGCKVITISLVGPRNKVLERAIRRAQQRGVVVVAAVGNDGPASPPAFPASYDGVVAVTGVDRKRRALIEAGRALHIDYAAPGADVYGLNAKGKSVKLRGTSFATPLVAIRVAAAMANGGKWQTQLDAQARDLGQKGPDKRYGRGLLCEGCGKMK, from the coding sequence TTGCTGGAACGACAGGCGCGCGATCTGTTGCGCTTGCGTGACCAGCAACTTGCACGCCTGCTGAGGCAAAACAGGGACCGGATCGAGCGCGATGCGACAGGCAGCCTCGCCCGGCGCGGAGAGTTACTTTCGGTCGGAATAAGCCCCGACGACCTGAACAGTCTTAAACGGGCAGGTTTTGCTGTCATTGGCCAAGAGACTATCGAGGGGCTCGACCTTCAGATAACGCGACTGCGTGTCCCCGCCGGAGTGGACTTGTCCAAGGCGCAGGCGCTTGCTGCACAGATTGCGCCGGGGGCAGACATCAGCGCGGATAACCTGCACTGGCAATCCGAAAGCTCGGTTGCTGGCAAGGGCGCGGTCGTTCTGCCCGGTCTGCTTGTTGTGCAGGCGCAAATCCCCGTCGAAACGCCGATAGGGATAATCGACGGCGCGCCTGGACCCGCCATCCGAGTGACGGGCCGCAAGGGCTTTGCCACGGGGGCTCTGCTGCCTTCGGATCATGGAAGTGCGGTCGCCAGCCTGCTTCATGGCGAGGGAGCAAGCCGGCTGTGGGTGGCCGATGTCTATGGCAGTGACCCCGCAGGGGGCAACGCTCTCGCCATCGTGCAAGGGCTGGGCTGGCTCGCTAATAACGGCTGCAAGGTGATCACCATCAGCTTGGTTGGACCCCGCAACAAGGTTCTGGAACGCGCGATACGACGGGCGCAGCAGCGCGGTGTCGTGGTGGTTGCAGCAGTAGGCAATGATGGGCCGGCATCGCCGCCTGCCTTTCCCGCTTCGTATGACGGAGTTGTGGCGGTAACTGGTGTGGACCGCAAAAGGCGTGCGCTGATCGAGGCGGGGCGAGCGCTCCACATTGACTACGCAGCACCAGGCGCAGATGTGTACGGTCTCAATGCCAAAGGTAAGTCGGTCAAGCTGCGCGGCACCTCTTTTGCGACACCACTTGTGGCGATCAGGGTTGCTGCCGCAATGGCAAATGGTGGCAAATGGCAGACCCAGCTTGACGCACAGGCGCGAGATCTGGGCCAGAAGGGACCCGACAAACGCTATGGACGCGGGCTTTTGTGCGAGGGCTGCGGCAAAATGAAATGA
- a CDS encoding nitrate/nitrite transporter: MNKGFWSAGHRPTLFAAFLYFDLAFMVWVLLGPLAPMIAVDLGLNDAQKGLMVAIPTLAGAVLRLVNGVLVDKIGPKSTGAIGQLIVIGGLATAWMLGVNSFGGTVALGVILGFAGASFAVALPLASRWYPAEHQGTALGIAGMGNSGTVLAALFAPLLAKAFGWNAVLGLACIPLAITFFIYMVLAKDAPNPPAPKSIFAYLEPLKKADAWWFMLFYGVTFGGFVGLAASLSIYFVDEFALTPVVAGYCTAACVFAGSLVRPMGGALADRIGGTKTLMAVYLIAAAVLIAISFGPSTVGLALALFVCAMLALGAGNGAVFQLVPQRFKDEIGVMTGLVGFAGGVGGFYLASSLGLAKQLTGSPQWGFLIFAGLALVAFASLVSVKTRWRATWTTDLEGARI; encoded by the coding sequence ATGAACAAGGGTTTCTGGTCGGCGGGACACCGCCCGACGCTGTTTGCGGCGTTCTTATATTTCGATCTGGCGTTCATGGTCTGGGTTCTGCTCGGCCCGCTGGCACCGATGATCGCAGTCGATCTGGGGCTGAATGATGCCCAGAAAGGTCTGATGGTTGCCATACCGACGCTGGCAGGCGCGGTACTGCGGCTGGTCAACGGCGTGCTGGTCGACAAGATTGGCCCCAAGTCCACCGGCGCCATCGGCCAGCTGATCGTCATCGGCGGACTGGCAACGGCCTGGATGTTGGGGGTGAACAGCTTCGGCGGCACCGTGGCGCTGGGCGTGATCCTGGGCTTTGCTGGTGCAAGCTTTGCTGTGGCACTGCCGCTGGCGAGCCGCTGGTATCCCGCCGAGCATCAGGGGACCGCGCTGGGCATCGCCGGCATGGGCAATTCGGGTACGGTGCTGGCCGCATTGTTCGCGCCGCTACTGGCCAAGGCGTTCGGCTGGAACGCGGTTCTGGGCCTCGCCTGCATCCCGCTGGCGATCACGTTCTTCATCTACATGGTGCTGGCCAAGGATGCGCCAAACCCTCCCGCGCCCAAGTCGATCTTCGCCTATCTTGAGCCACTCAAAAAGGCCGATGCGTGGTGGTTCATGCTGTTTTACGGCGTGACGTTCGGCGGTTTCGTCGGCCTTGCCGCATCGCTTTCCATCTACTTCGTCGATGAGTTCGCACTGACCCCGGTGGTGGCTGGTTATTGCACTGCGGCGTGCGTGTTTGCCGGATCACTCGTCCGTCCGATGGGCGGCGCGCTCGCTGACCGGATCGGCGGCACCAAAACGCTAATGGCGGTGTATCTCATCGCCGCCGCCGTTCTCATCGCGATCAGCTTCGGTCCTTCGACCGTAGGCCTTGCACTTGCCCTGTTCGTTTGTGCGATGCTGGCGCTGGGGGCAGGCAATGGCGCGGTGTTCCAGCTGGTGCCTCAGCGGTTCAAGGATGAAATCGGCGTGATGACCGGTTTGGTCGGCTTTGCAGGGGGCGTCGGCGGTTTCTACCTCGCCTCGTCGCTGGGGCTGGCCAAGCAGCTGACCGGCAGTCCGCAATGGGGCTTCCTGATCTTTGCCGGGCTTGCATTGGTTGCCTTTGCCAGCCTGGTCAGCGTCAAGACCCGCTGGCGCGCGACCTGGACAACCGACCTTGAAGGCGCGCGGATATGA
- a CDS encoding CmpA/NrtA family ABC transporter substrate-binding protein — protein sequence MSNTVMRIGFLPLVDAALPILAHELGFAEDEGLGLELVRDITWAAVRDRLMYGQTDAAHMVAPLAIATALGCDRPAVPLAVPFVLGLNGNAFTVSTVLADALMLDNSLGDPFEIGARLKLEAARRVAIGKPLRFGVVHRYSSHNYMLRYWLAGVGIQPDRDVEITVTSPPFAADALACGDVDGICVGEPWNSIAVDRGVGRIMLATAQIWRRGVEKVLAVRLDSSNADTDAIERLVRALHRAAAHFVEPRNAEANAAILSRSEYLDAPSDTILRATTDRIRLTKGADAIHYPDFMFQHREAANFPWRSQAMWLYSQMARWRHAEASEAGFAGAAKVFRPDIYRSALAGTDAILPGASAKVEGANSVPRGASSQTGRLILGEDQFFDRVQFDPDRAMDYLEHQRTKPMI from the coding sequence TTGAGCAACACCGTCATGAGGATCGGCTTCCTGCCGCTGGTTGATGCAGCGCTGCCCATCCTGGCGCATGAACTGGGCTTTGCCGAGGATGAGGGCCTGGGTCTTGAGCTGGTCCGCGACATCACCTGGGCGGCGGTACGCGACCGTTTGATGTATGGGCAGACGGATGCTGCGCACATGGTCGCACCGCTGGCCATAGCCACCGCATTGGGATGCGACAGGCCAGCTGTTCCGCTCGCCGTTCCGTTCGTGCTCGGTCTCAACGGCAACGCCTTTACCGTCTCGACGGTACTGGCGGATGCCTTGATGCTGGACAACTCGCTGGGTGACCCATTCGAAATTGGCGCAAGGTTGAAGCTGGAGGCGGCCCGGCGGGTCGCCATCGGCAAACCGCTGCGTTTCGGGGTGGTCCATCGCTATTCCAGCCACAACTATATGCTGCGCTACTGGCTGGCTGGCGTAGGGATTCAGCCTGACCGCGATGTCGAGATCACCGTCACCAGCCCGCCCTTTGCCGCCGATGCACTGGCCTGCGGTGATGTTGACGGCATTTGCGTTGGCGAACCGTGGAACAGCATCGCGGTGGATCGCGGTGTCGGGCGGATCATGCTGGCGACTGCGCAGATCTGGCGGCGGGGTGTGGAAAAAGTGCTGGCGGTGCGGCTCGATAGTTCCAATGCCGATACCGATGCCATCGAACGGCTGGTGCGCGCGCTGCACCGTGCGGCTGCGCATTTCGTCGAGCCTCGCAATGCCGAGGCAAATGCGGCCATATTGTCACGGTCCGAATATCTGGACGCGCCCAGCGACACGATCTTGCGGGCAACCACGGACCGTATCCGGCTGACGAAGGGGGCCGATGCCATTCATTATCCCGACTTCATGTTTCAGCATCGTGAGGCCGCCAACTTCCCCTGGCGCAGCCAGGCCATGTGGCTGTATTCGCAGATGGCCCGCTGGCGTCATGCCGAAGCAAGCGAGGCGGGTTTTGCCGGAGCAGCAAAGGTGTTCCGCCCTGACATCTACAGGTCCGCGCTGGCCGGAACCGATGCGATCCTGCCCGGTGCCAGTGCCAAGGTGGAAGGTGCCAACAGCGTACCTCGTGGTGCCTCCAGCCAGACCGGCAGACTGATTCTCGGTGAAGACCAGTTCTTCGATCGCGTGCAGTTCGATCCTGATCGGGCGATGGACTACCTGGAGCACCAGCGCACAAAGCCCATGATTTGA
- a CDS encoding nitrate reductase yields MNATRTTCAYCGVGCGVLATPAADGQSAAIVGDPEHPANAGRLCSKGTHLGETLSHEGRLLQPEIGGKQASWDKTIAHVARQFRRTIEQYGPDSVAFYVSGQLLTEDYYVANKLMKGFIGSANIDTNSRLCMSSAVAGHMRAFGEDIVPASYNDLDAADLIILVGSNTAWCHPVIYQRIMAARAARGTKLVVIDPRRTETCADADLHLALRPGSDVALMNGLLAFAMREGLIDRDYIDRRVFVPDGFWESLEHDHDLWSVARSCDLPPADVQALFDLFAAHPRTVTMFSQGINQSIRGTDQVNAILNLHLATGRIGKPGAAPFSITGQPNAMGGREVGGLATTLASHMDFAPENRSLVRRFWASPNIAAKPGLKAVDLFRAIGEGRVKAVWIMATNPAVSLPDAGTVREALAACPFVVVSDCIANTDTSAYAHVKLPATGWGEKDGTVTNSERVISRQRAFLPAAGEARPDWWIIKQVARAMGWREAFSFDSPADIYREHARLSTYQNAGKRVFDIGCHAAISNLAYNAMQPWRWGGDAFADGRFSTPDGKARLVPVSQMELGKPLKAWPLTLNTGRYRDQWHTMTRTGLSARLGQHRQEPLVEIQAEDALAHGLSDGGLALVATPQGSSVYRVSISDGQRRGELFVPIHWTGQQSSGGRTGVLARALTDPHSGQPGFKNAPARISPFAADWHGFLIASVLPDPLPSSYATKVRTKAGWLVELAGDGDPLAFAKRVLPRGERIESHDGAHGQHRFAILRDGVVVAALYIGPLQRLPRREWLIAQLGVSEASATELLAGRSAIPAPDRGAIVCSCFDIGTITLTKAIASQRLMTTEAVGAALSAGTNCGSCKPAIQRLIKQHKEAAHG; encoded by the coding sequence GTGAACGCAACGCGCACCACCTGTGCCTATTGCGGTGTCGGTTGCGGCGTCCTCGCCACGCCTGCTGCCGATGGCCAAAGCGCAGCGATTGTTGGTGATCCAGAACATCCGGCAAACGCCGGACGGCTGTGCTCCAAGGGCACCCATCTGGGCGAGACGCTCAGCCATGAAGGCCGTCTGCTGCAACCTGAAATCGGTGGAAAGCAGGCGAGCTGGGACAAGACCATTGCGCATGTCGCGCGCCAGTTTCGCCGCACGATCGAGCAATACGGCCCGGATAGCGTCGCATTCTACGTATCGGGCCAGCTGCTGACCGAGGACTATTACGTCGCCAACAAGCTGATGAAGGGCTTTATCGGATCGGCCAATATCGACACCAATTCGCGGCTATGCATGTCGAGCGCGGTCGCTGGGCACATGCGCGCCTTTGGCGAGGACATCGTACCGGCGAGCTACAATGATCTCGATGCGGCGGACCTTATCATACTGGTCGGATCGAACACCGCCTGGTGCCATCCGGTAATCTATCAGCGGATCATGGCCGCGCGGGCGGCACGCGGCACAAAGCTGGTGGTGATCGATCCGCGCCGCACAGAAACCTGCGCGGATGCCGATCTGCACCTGGCGTTGCGACCCGGAAGCGACGTCGCGCTGATGAATGGCCTCTTGGCCTTTGCGATGCGCGAGGGGCTGATTGATCGCGATTACATCGACCGAAGAGTCTTTGTCCCCGATGGCTTCTGGGAAAGCCTTGAGCACGACCATGACCTGTGGTCGGTCGCCCGCAGCTGCGATCTGCCGCCTGCCGATGTCCAGGCGCTGTTCGATCTGTTCGCCGCGCATCCGCGCACTGTCACGATGTTCAGCCAGGGTATTAACCAGTCGATCCGCGGCACCGACCAGGTCAATGCGATCCTCAATCTGCATCTGGCGACAGGCCGCATCGGCAAGCCCGGTGCGGCTCCGTTCTCGATCACCGGCCAACCCAATGCAATGGGTGGGCGCGAGGTTGGCGGGCTGGCGACCACGCTGGCCTCGCACATGGATTTCGCGCCTGAAAACCGCAGTCTCGTCCGCCGGTTCTGGGCCTCGCCCAATATTGCGGCCAAACCGGGCCTCAAAGCCGTCGATCTGTTCCGCGCGATCGGGGAGGGGCGGGTCAAGGCAGTTTGGATCATGGCCACCAACCCGGCTGTATCGCTCCCCGACGCAGGCACAGTGCGCGAAGCATTGGCCGCATGCCCGTTTGTGGTCGTTTCCGATTGCATCGCGAATACCGACACCAGTGCCTATGCGCATGTGAAGCTGCCCGCCACCGGCTGGGGCGAAAAAGATGGCACGGTCACCAACTCCGAACGGGTGATCAGTCGCCAGCGCGCGTTCCTGCCGGCTGCGGGCGAGGCAAGGCCAGACTGGTGGATCATCAAGCAGGTCGCGCGCGCGATGGGCTGGCGCGAGGCGTTCAGCTTTGACAGTCCTGCCGACATTTACCGCGAGCATGCCCGCCTCTCTACATATCAGAATGCCGGAAAAAGGGTGTTCGACATCGGCTGCCATGCGGCTATCTCCAACCTTGCCTATAACGCGATGCAACCCTGGCGCTGGGGCGGAGACGCCTTTGCCGATGGCCGATTTTCAACGCCCGACGGCAAGGCGCGGCTGGTGCCTGTTTCACAGATGGAGCTTGGCAAGCCGCTCAAGGCCTGGCCATTGACGCTCAACACCGGGCGCTATCGTGACCAGTGGCATACCATGACCCGCACCGGGCTCAGCGCACGGCTCGGCCAGCATCGGCAGGAACCGCTGGTTGAAATCCAGGCCGAAGATGCTCTGGCGCACGGCCTGTCTGATGGCGGGTTGGCGCTCGTGGCAACCCCGCAGGGCAGCAGCGTATACAGGGTCAGCATCAGCGATGGGCAACGTCGCGGCGAACTGTTCGTGCCGATCCATTGGACCGGCCAGCAATCGAGCGGTGGGCGCACCGGCGTGCTCGCCCGCGCACTGACCGATCCGCATTCGGGGCAGCCTGGGTTCAAGAACGCACCGGCGCGCATCTCGCCATTTGCCGCCGACTGGCACGGGTTTCTCATCGCGTCGGTACTGCCTGATCCTTTGCCATCCAGCTATGCCACCAAGGTGCGAACCAAGGCCGGGTGGCTAGTCGAGCTGGCAGGCGATGGCGATCCACTGGCGTTCGCCAAGCGGGTTCTGCCGCGCGGCGAACGCATCGAAAGCCATGACGGCGCGCACGGTCAGCACCGGTTTGCCATCCTGCGCGACGGCGTGGTCGTGGCGGCTCTTTACATCGGTCCGCTCCAGCGGCTTCCCAGGCGCGAGTGGTTGATTGCTCAGCTTGGGGTCTCTGAAGCCAGCGCGACCGAACTGCTGGCCGGGCGCTCTGCTATACCCGCGCCCGATCGCGGCGCGATTGTCTGCAGCTGCTTCGACATCGGCACGATCACGCTGACCAAGGCCATCGCGAGCCAGCGGTTGATGACCACCGAGGCGGTTGGGGCTGCGTTGTCTGCCGGCACCAACTGCGGCTCATGCAAACCCGCAATCCAGCGGTTGATCAAGCAACACAAGGAGGCAGCCCATGGCTGA
- the nirB gene encoding nitrite reductase large subunit NirB → MDREHLRENLVVIGNGMAGCRAVEEVLARDPHRFRITIFGAEPHVNYNRIMLSPLLAGEKSFDEIVINDRSWYADHGIDLVVSDLVIAIDREAQTVTAQSGRVAHYDRLLIATGSDPFIIPVPGKDLPGVVSFRDMADVDMMVHTAALGGDAVVIGGGLLGLEAAHGLALRGMQVTVIHLMDTLMERQLDEAAGWLLKAALEGRGQTILTGANTAEILGEGKVEGVRLTDGRNIPASLVVMAAGIRPNVKLAKEAGLAVNRAILVDDQMVTSDPAILAVGECVEHRGQVYGLVAPIWEMCRALADGLTGKANSYEGSVTATKLKVSGIDVFSAGDFAGGDGAEDIVLRDAARGVYKRVVVKDDRVVGAVLYGDTADGNWYFDLLKRSEDVTEIRDALIFGQAFASGEGQADPKAAVAALSDDAEVCGCNGVSKGQVAACIADGAGTLDAVRATCKASASCGSCTGLVETLLAISLGDEYAGERTAKPMCKCTSFTHDEVRALIVDRGFRHIPQVMQDLHWSTPDGCASCRPALNYYLLCAWPGEYVDDQQSRFVNERMHANIQKDGTYSVVPRMWGGLTNPKELRAIADVVEKYDAPMVKVTGGQRLDIFGIKKEDLPAVWADLNAAGMVSGHAYGKALRTVKTCVGSEWCRFGTQDSTGLGVKLERKFWGSWMPHKFKMAVSGCPRNCAEATIKDFGVICVDSGYELHVGGNGGIHLRGTDLLCKVATEEEAIHMAAAFVQLYREHARYLERTAPWIERMGMEWLRALLIDDVEGRDALAARFWVAQSFSQDDPWAERAAGAERNLHRPMAEFRPIPQMEGVSA, encoded by the coding sequence ATGGACCGCGAACATCTGCGCGAAAATCTGGTAGTTATCGGCAACGGCATGGCCGGGTGCCGCGCGGTGGAAGAGGTGCTGGCGCGCGATCCGCACCGCTTCCGCATCACCATCTTCGGTGCCGAACCGCATGTGAACTACAACCGCATCATGCTCTCTCCGCTGCTGGCGGGCGAGAAGTCTTTCGACGAGATCGTGATCAACGACCGCAGCTGGTATGCCGACCACGGCATCGATCTGGTGGTCAGCGATCTGGTTATCGCCATCGACCGCGAAGCGCAGACGGTGACTGCGCAGTCGGGGCGGGTGGCGCACTACGACCGGCTGCTGATCGCCACCGGATCGGACCCGTTCATCATCCCGGTACCGGGCAAGGATCTGCCTGGCGTCGTCTCGTTCCGCGATATGGCGGATGTCGACATGATGGTTCACACGGCCGCCCTGGGGGGGGATGCCGTGGTGATCGGCGGTGGCCTGCTTGGCCTGGAGGCGGCCCATGGGCTCGCCTTGCGGGGTATGCAGGTCACCGTCATTCACCTGATGGATACGCTGATGGAGCGTCAGCTCGACGAAGCGGCAGGGTGGCTGCTGAAAGCCGCGCTGGAGGGCCGCGGTCAGACAATTTTGACAGGCGCCAACACGGCGGAAATACTTGGAGAGGGCAAGGTCGAAGGTGTGCGTCTGACCGACGGGCGCAACATTCCGGCCAGCCTGGTGGTGATGGCGGCGGGTATCCGTCCGAATGTGAAACTTGCAAAAGAGGCAGGGCTCGCCGTCAATCGCGCGATATTGGTCGATGACCAGATGGTGACCAGCGATCCGGCGATCCTTGCGGTAGGCGAATGCGTCGAACATCGCGGGCAGGTCTATGGCCTGGTAGCGCCGATCTGGGAGATGTGCCGCGCGCTCGCCGATGGCCTCACCGGTAAAGCGAACAGCTATGAAGGGTCGGTCACCGCAACCAAGCTCAAGGTCTCCGGCATCGATGTGTTTTCGGCAGGCGATTTTGCTGGCGGCGATGGCGCAGAAGACATCGTGCTGCGCGATGCTGCGCGCGGGGTCTACAAGCGCGTGGTGGTGAAAGACGACCGCGTGGTTGGTGCAGTGCTCTATGGCGACACCGCCGATGGCAACTGGTATTTCGACCTCCTCAAGCGATCCGAAGACGTGACCGAGATCCGCGATGCGTTGATCTTCGGCCAGGCCTTCGCCTCTGGAGAGGGGCAAGCGGACCCTAAGGCCGCCGTTGCAGCGCTGTCCGATGATGCGGAAGTGTGCGGCTGCAACGGCGTCAGCAAGGGTCAGGTCGCAGCATGTATTGCAGACGGTGCAGGCACGCTCGATGCGGTGCGCGCCACCTGCAAGGCATCGGCGAGTTGCGGGTCGTGCACCGGCCTGGTCGAGACGCTCCTCGCGATCAGCCTGGGCGATGAATATGCGGGCGAACGCACCGCCAAGCCGATGTGCAAATGCACCAGCTTCACCCACGACGAGGTGCGCGCGCTGATCGTCGATCGCGGCTTTCGTCACATCCCGCAGGTGATGCAGGACCTGCACTGGTCCACCCCCGATGGCTGTGCGTCGTGCCGTCCCGCGCTCAATTATTACCTGCTGTGTGCCTGGCCTGGCGAATATGTCGATGACCAGCAGAGCCGCTTCGTCAACGAACGGATGCACGCCAACATCCAGAAGGACGGCACCTATTCAGTGGTTCCCCGGATGTGGGGCGGGTTGACCAACCCGAAAGAATTGCGCGCCATCGCCGATGTCGTCGAGAAATACGATGCGCCAATGGTCAAGGTCACAGGCGGCCAGCGACTCGACATCTTCGGCATCAAGAAGGAGGATCTGCCCGCTGTCTGGGCCGATTTGAATGCCGCCGGGATGGTTTCGGGCCACGCTTATGGGAAGGCGCTGCGCACGGTGAAGACCTGCGTCGGCAGCGAATGGTGCCGCTTCGGTACTCAGGATTCGACCGGGCTGGGTGTCAAGCTGGAGCGCAAGTTCTGGGGCAGCTGGATGCCGCACAAGTTCAAGATGGCAGTCAGCGGCTGCCCGCGCAATTGCGCCGAGGCGACGATCAAGGACTTCGGCGTGATCTGCGTCGACAGCGGCTACGAGCTGCATGTCGGCGGCAATGGCGGTATCCACCTGCGAGGCACCGACCTGCTGTGCAAGGTCGCCACCGAGGAAGAGGCGATCCACATGGCCGCCGCTTTCGTCCAGCTCTACCGCGAACATGCCCGCTATCTGGAACGCACCGCGCCCTGGATCGAGCGGATGGGGATGGAGTGGCTGCGTGCCCTGTTGATCGACGATGTGGAGGGGCGCGATGCGCTGGCGGCACGCTTCTGGGTGGCGCAATCGTTCAGCCAGGATGATCCGTGGGCAGAGCGCGCTGCTGGCGCAGAGCGCAACCTGCACCGTCCGATGGCCGAATTCCGGCCGATCCCGCAGATGGAAGGGGTTTCAGCATGA
- a CDS encoding alginate export family protein, with protein MKARACMILAGAVVAASAASPALADPLKLTPLIDARLRYEGVDQQGKAQQADALTFRMRSGIEAKSGPWSVLAEAEATLAINGDYNSAVNGRTAFPVVADPETIELNRLQLQYRGLPKTVITFGRQRINLDDQRFVGTVLWRQNEQTYDAVRLESSALGPLAADITYSWSLRSIFGIDSPLQSIGGENVLAQLGGKAGPVAIKGFAYLIDQDQAGRRQFSSQTYGVRANGSFALSPKLKLGIVASFARQSDYKGNANTYSADYWLGEAQLGAHGFTLTGGYEVLGASSGRAFTSFQTPLATAHKFNGWADLFLTTPANGLRDAYAGLGYALPTPRGPVNLSVIYHRFDSDRLDQDYGDEWNAQATFKLTRNIGLLVKYADYRAQQFGTDTRRLWLQMDYTL; from the coding sequence ATGAAGGCGCGCGCCTGCATGATCCTGGCCGGGGCGGTTGTCGCCGCCTCGGCTGCCAGTCCCGCGCTGGCTGACCCGCTCAAGCTCACCCCACTGATCGATGCCCGCCTGCGCTATGAGGGTGTCGATCAGCAGGGCAAGGCGCAGCAGGCCGATGCGCTGACGTTCAGGATGCGCAGCGGCATTGAGGCGAAGAGCGGGCCGTGGTCGGTGCTCGCCGAGGCCGAAGCGACGCTGGCGATCAACGGTGACTATAACAGCGCGGTCAATGGCCGGACCGCGTTTCCGGTGGTTGCCGATCCTGAAACGATCGAACTGAACCGTCTCCAGCTCCAGTATCGCGGTCTGCCCAAGACGGTGATCACCTTCGGTCGCCAGCGCATCAACCTCGACGACCAGAGGTTCGTCGGCACGGTGCTGTGGCGGCAGAACGAGCAGACCTATGATGCGGTGCGGCTGGAAAGTTCTGCGCTTGGGCCTCTTGCTGCCGACATCACCTATAGCTGGTCGCTGCGCAGCATCTTCGGCATCGACAGCCCGTTGCAATCCATCGGCGGTGAAAACGTGCTGGCCCAGCTGGGCGGCAAGGCGGGACCGGTCGCGATTAAAGGCTTTGCCTATCTGATCGATCAGGATCAGGCGGGACGGCGGCAGTTCTCCAGTCAGACCTATGGTGTGCGCGCCAACGGATCGTTTGCGCTCTCGCCGAAGCTGAAGCTGGGCATTGTCGCCAGCTTTGCCCGGCAGAGCGACTACAAGGGCAACGCCAACACCTACTCGGCCGATTATTGGCTGGGCGAGGCGCAACTGGGCGCGCACGGCTTTACGCTGACAGGCGGCTATGAGGTGCTCGGCGCATCGTCTGGCCGGGCCTTCACCAGCTTCCAGACGCCACTGGCCACCGCGCACAAGTTCAACGGCTGGGCCGACTTGTTCCTCACGACGCCCGCCAATGGCCTGCGCGATGCCTATGCCGGGCTCGGCTACGCCCTGCCGACGCCGCGCGGCCCGGTGAATCTCTCGGTCATCTACCACCGCTTCGATAGCGACCGGCTGGACCAGGATTATGGCGATGAATGGAACGCGCAAGCGACCTTCAAGCTGACCAGGAACATCGGCCTGCTGGTCAAATACGCCGATTACCGCGCCCAGCAGTTTGGCACCGACACCCGCAGGCTTTGGCTGCAAATGGACTATACGCTGTGA